Proteins co-encoded in one Xiphophorus couchianus chromosome 3, X_couchianus-1.0, whole genome shotgun sequence genomic window:
- the LOC114139103 gene encoding C-type lectin domain family 10 member A-like isoform X2 — translation MAEQELYYATVAIKSKIELQPRVTNENETEYDEVKVNKEPPQAKTVKEAEVEEQNECVQRTPDQTVKEAERFCRYQQLCCCFGTLCVILVLSVIGVWVYFRVSTASELNQLKSSQKVLLEENQNLTNLNNKLSSDYKNLTIQFDNLTTASITLKNNITTLAVENYNLTVATTMLTKNITTLTTENRNLTTINEELRKDKKNLTELIKNMEETWNELNVSRAQWSIDAYCPKKNGGRNCTYCPSGWNYNLSSCYAYNDAKPSDQRNWEGAREDCKTKKSDLTVVSNNAEKDYVKTQSPATGGITGFWIGLRAVEGKWKWLDGSDLTNQAWIQQPATDGKCVTSLQNREWTSVNCTERNAWICEKKALSV, via the exons ATGGCAGAGCAGGAACTTTACTATGCTACAGTGGCTATAAAAAGTAAGATAGAGCTTCAACCAAGAG TTACAAATGAGAATGAGACCGAGTATGATGAAGTAAAGGTGAACAAAGAACCACCTCAGG CTAAAACAGTGAAAGAAGCTGAAGTGGAGGAGCAGAATGAATGTGTTCAACGAACACCTGACCAAACAG TCAAGGAAGCAGAAAGATTTTGCCGCTATCAGCAGCTGTGTTGCTGCTTTGGGACTCTCTGTGTCATTTTGGTGCTCAGCGTCATTGGAGTTTGGGTTTATT TTCGTGTGAGCACTGCAAGTGAGCTGAACCAGCTGAAATCATCCCAGaaggttctgctggaggagAATCAGAACCTGACCAACCTCAACAACAAACTCAGTTCAGATTATAAAAATCTAACGATTCAGTTTGACAACTTGACTACGGCTTCTATcaccttaaaaaacaacatcaccACGCTGGCTGTAGAAAACTACAACCTGACTGTAGCGACTACAATGTTAACAAAAAACATCACCACACTGACAACAGAAAACCGCAACCTGACAACAATTAATGAGGAGCTgaggaaagacaagaaaaaccTCACAGAACTGataaaaaacatggaggaaaccTGGAACGAGCTCAATGTCAGTCGAGCTCAGTGGAGCATTGATGCATACTGTCCTAAAAAAAATGGTG ggaGAAATTGCACTTATTGCCCGAGTGGCTGGAATTACAACCTTTCCAGCTGTTATGCTTATAATGATGCTAAACCTTCTGATCAACGAAACTGGGAAGGTGCACGAGAAGACTGCAAAACGAAGAAATCAGATCTGACTGTTGTGTCTAACAATGCAGAAAAG GATTAtgtcaaaacacaaagtcctGCTACAGGGGGCATTACTGGATTCTGGATTGGTCTCAGAGCTGTAGAAGGGAAATGGAAATGGCTCGATGGAAGTGATCTGACCAATCA AGCCTGGATACAACAGCCTGCCACTGATGGTAAATGTGTAACTTCTCTCCAGAACCGAGAATGGACATCAGTGAACTGTACTGAAAGAAATGCCTGGATCTGTGAGAAGAAGGCTTTATCTGTTTAA
- the LOC114139103 gene encoding asialoglycoprotein receptor 1-like isoform X1, producing the protein MAEQELYYATVAIKSKIELQPRVTNENETEYDEVKVNKEPPQAKTVKEAEVEEQNECVQRTPDQTVKEAERFCRYQQLCCCFGTLCVILVLSVIGVWVYFRVSTASELNQLKSSQKVLLEENQNLTNLNNKLSSDYKNLTIQFDNLTTASITLKNNITTLAVENYNLTVATTMLTKNITTLTTENRNLTTINEELRKDKKNLTELIKNMEETWNELNVSRAQWSIDAYCPKKNGGRNCTYCPSGWNYNLSSCYAYNDAKPSDQRNWEGAREDCKTKKSDLTVVSNNAEKDYVKTQSPATGGITGFWIGLRAVEGKWKWLDGSDLTNQTWIQQQNATDGYCVTSLKDQRWKTVNCNETNAWICEKKTLSV; encoded by the exons ATGGCAGAGCAGGAACTTTACTATGCTACAGTGGCTATAAAAAGTAAGATAGAGCTTCAACCAAGAG TTACAAATGAGAATGAGACCGAGTATGATGAAGTAAAGGTGAACAAAGAACCACCTCAGG CTAAAACAGTGAAAGAAGCTGAAGTGGAGGAGCAGAATGAATGTGTTCAACGAACACCTGACCAAACAG TCAAGGAAGCAGAAAGATTTTGCCGCTATCAGCAGCTGTGTTGCTGCTTTGGGACTCTCTGTGTCATTTTGGTGCTCAGCGTCATTGGAGTTTGGGTTTATT TTCGTGTGAGCACTGCAAGTGAGCTGAACCAGCTGAAATCATCCCAGaaggttctgctggaggagAATCAGAACCTGACCAACCTCAACAACAAACTCAGTTCAGATTATAAAAATCTAACGATTCAGTTTGACAACTTGACTACGGCTTCTATcaccttaaaaaacaacatcaccACGCTGGCTGTAGAAAACTACAACCTGACTGTAGCGACTACAATGTTAACAAAAAACATCACCACACTGACAACAGAAAACCGCAACCTGACAACAATTAATGAGGAGCTgaggaaagacaagaaaaaccTCACAGAACTGataaaaaacatggaggaaaccTGGAACGAGCTCAATGTCAGTCGAGCTCAGTGGAGCATTGATGCATACTGTCCTAAAAAAAATGGTG ggaGAAATTGCACTTATTGCCCGAGTGGCTGGAATTACAACCTTTCCAGCTGTTATGCTTATAATGATGCTAAACCTTCTGATCAACGAAACTGGGAAGGTGCACGAGAAGACTGCAAAACGAAGAAATCAGATCTGACTGTTGTGTCTAACAATGCAGAAAAG GATTAtgtcaaaacacaaagtcctGCTACAGGGGGCATTACTGGATTCTGGATTGGTCTCAGAGCTGTAGAAGGGAAATGGAAATGGCTCGATGGAAGTGATCTGACCAATCA aaccTGGATACAACAGCAAAATGCCACTGATGGTTACTGTGTAACTTCTCTTAAAGACCAACGTTGGAAAACGGTGAACTGTAATGAAACAAACGCATGGATCTGTGAGAAGAAGACTTTATCTGTTTAA
- the LOC114139103 gene encoding C-type lectin domain family 4 member G-like isoform X3: MAEDEVSYASVAIKSKKQHQSQGKNEEETVYDEVKVNKEVKAVDDAEVENQNESVQQTLDTKGLLPDKAAERCRRHQQLCCCFGILCVILVLSVIGICVYFTTVRESTPNELIQLMSTQKEKIQNLTDLNNKLSSDNANLTSVSMELKNNITTLTAEKHNLTSLNEELMKQNKNLTEIIKNMTETWNELNVSRAQWSIDEYCPKQNGGRSCTSCQDGWNYQLSSCYAYNDAKPSDQRNWEGAREDCRSKISDLTVVYDQTEKDYVNTISPDSGGVKGYWIGLRAVEGKWKWTDGSDLTNQTWIQQQNATDGYCVTSLKDQRWKTVNCNETNAWICEKKTLSV; this comes from the exons ATGGCAGAGGATGAGGTGAGCTATGCTTCAGTGGCCATCAAAAGTAAGAAGCAGCACCAATCACAAGGTAA AAATGAGGAAGAGACTGTATATGACGAAGTTAAGGTGAATAAAGAGG TTAAAGCAGTGGATGATGCTGAAGTGGAGAACCAGAATGAAAGTGTTCAGCAAACTCTTGACACAAAGG GACTTCTGCCAGACAAGGCGGCAGAAAGATGTCGCCGCCATCAGCAGCTGTGTTGCTGCTTTGGGATTCTGTGTGTCATTTTGGTGCTGAGTGTCATTGGAATCTGTGTTTATT ttACAACAGTTCGTGAGAGCACTCCAAATGAGCTGATCCAGCTGATGTCAacccaaaaggaaaaaatccaaaacctGACTGACCTCAACAACAAACTCAGTTCAGACAATGCCAACCTGACTTCGGTTTCCAtggaattaaaaaacaacatcaccACACTGACAGCAGAGAAGCACAACCTGACGTCGCTTAATGAGGAgctgatgaaacaaaacaaaaacctcacagaaataataaaaaacatgacgGAAACCTGGAACGAGCTCAATGTCAGTCGAGCTCAGTGGAGCATTGATGAGTACTGTCCTAAACAAAATGGTG ggAGAAGTTGCACTTCTTGCCAAGATGGCTGGAATTACCAACTTTCCAGCTGTTATGCTTATAATGATGCTAAACCTTCTGATCAACGAAACTGGGAAGGTGCACGAGAAGACTGCAGAAGCAAAATATCAGATCTCACGGTTGTGTATGATCAGACTGAAAAG GATTATGTCAATACAATTAGTCCTGATTCAGGTGGCGTTAAAGGATACTGGATTGGTCTCAGAGCTGTAGAGGGGAAATGGAAATGGACCGATGGAAGTGATCTGACCAATCA aaccTGGATACAACAGCAAAATGCCACTGATGGTTACTGTGTAACTTCTCTTAAAGACCAACGTTGGAAAACGGTGAACTGTAATGAAACAAACGCATGGATCTGTGAGAAGAAGACTTTATCTGTTTAA
- the LOC114139103 gene encoding C-type lectin domain family 4 member G-like isoform X4 codes for MAEDEVSYASVAIKSKKQHQSQGKNEEETVYDEVKVNKEVKAVDDAEVENQNESVQQTLDTKGLLPDKAAERCRRHQQLCCCFGILCVILVLSVIGICVYFTTVRESTPNELIQLMSTQKEKIQNLTDLNNKLSSDNANLTSVSMELKNNITTLTAEKHNLTSLNEELMKQNKNLTEIIKNMTETWNELNVSRAQWSIDEYCPKQNGRSCTSCQDGWNYQLSSCYAYNDAKPSDQRNWEGAREDCRSKISDLTVVYDQTEKDYVNTISPDSGGVKGYWIGLRAVEGKWKWTDGSDLTNQTWIQQQNATDGYCVTSLKDQRWKTVNCNETNAWICEKKTLSV; via the exons ATGGCAGAGGATGAGGTGAGCTATGCTTCAGTGGCCATCAAAAGTAAGAAGCAGCACCAATCACAAGGTAA AAATGAGGAAGAGACTGTATATGACGAAGTTAAGGTGAATAAAGAGG TTAAAGCAGTGGATGATGCTGAAGTGGAGAACCAGAATGAAAGTGTTCAGCAAACTCTTGACACAAAGG GACTTCTGCCAGACAAGGCGGCAGAAAGATGTCGCCGCCATCAGCAGCTGTGTTGCTGCTTTGGGATTCTGTGTGTCATTTTGGTGCTGAGTGTCATTGGAATCTGTGTTTATT ttACAACAGTTCGTGAGAGCACTCCAAATGAGCTGATCCAGCTGATGTCAacccaaaaggaaaaaatccaaaacctGACTGACCTCAACAACAAACTCAGTTCAGACAATGCCAACCTGACTTCGGTTTCCAtggaattaaaaaacaacatcaccACACTGACAGCAGAGAAGCACAACCTGACGTCGCTTAATGAGGAgctgatgaaacaaaacaaaaacctcacagaaataataaaaaacatgacgGAAACCTGGAACGAGCTCAATGTCAGTCGAGCTCAGTGGAGCATTGATGAGTACTGTCCTAAACAAAATG ggAGAAGTTGCACTTCTTGCCAAGATGGCTGGAATTACCAACTTTCCAGCTGTTATGCTTATAATGATGCTAAACCTTCTGATCAACGAAACTGGGAAGGTGCACGAGAAGACTGCAGAAGCAAAATATCAGATCTCACGGTTGTGTATGATCAGACTGAAAAG GATTATGTCAATACAATTAGTCCTGATTCAGGTGGCGTTAAAGGATACTGGATTGGTCTCAGAGCTGTAGAGGGGAAATGGAAATGGACCGATGGAAGTGATCTGACCAATCA aaccTGGATACAACAGCAAAATGCCACTGATGGTTACTGTGTAACTTCTCTTAAAGACCAACGTTGGAAAACGGTGAACTGTAATGAAACAAACGCATGGATCTGTGAGAAGAAGACTTTATCTGTTTAA
- the capn7 gene encoding calpain-7: protein MDCTALEVDAFKFAKTAVTYDQNAKYNEAVFYYKEAAQALIYAGMAGSKLEGLQDKVSEYLDRVQALHNAVQSQKSDPLKSRHQVDLERAHFLVTQAFEEDEKGNDDEAIELYTQAVELCIKTSNESSDQNLQMKLKQLARQALDRAEGLKESQSKSNSAQSQDRTKPSSGSGSGGPVRQFFPLGPDFSLHDRQQPQPIRAVQSSEPQGQRYTSEEIEVLRSTSTINGIAYVPFMSVDLKERFAFPVPFSDKTGKLALSPKQKAIFSRWVRPDEICNNPTMIMSVSSFSIKQTVVSDCSFVASLAISAAYERRYNKKLITSIIYPQNRRGEPEYNPCGKYMVKLHINGVPRKVIIDDYLPVDRNGELLCSYSSNRNELWVSLIEKAYMKVMGGYDFPGSNSNIDLHALTGWIPERIAMHSDNQSFNKEDTFRMLFQRFHRGDVLITTATGVMTEEEGERWGLVPTHAYAVLDIREYKGMRFLQLKNPWSHLRWKGRYSERDEKNWTPELLKYLNFDPKTAQKFDNGVFWISWEDLCQYYDVIYLSWNPALFKDSSCIHSSWDGKQGPVKDVYSLANNPQYKLEVQCPAGGAAVWVLLTRHITDKDDFAQNREFITLVVYKTEGKKVYYPADPPPYIDGIRINSPHYLTKIRLTSAGTHTFTLVVSQYEKQNTINYTLRVYTGCKFTFAKIPNPFTHTKRINGQWKGVSAGGCGNYKDSYKNNPIYQINLERPAPLLVELRGSRQYSVGFEMVTVSTVGDPGTASFQKKNSGDYRCGFCYMELDHVPAGIYNVTPTTFLPKQEGPFFLDFASTSPLKVSQLQ, encoded by the exons ATGGATTGTACAGCGCTGGAAGTCGACGCTTTCAAATTCGCGAAAACTGCTGTAACCTATGACCAGAATGCCAAATATAATGAGGCTGTGTTTTATTATAAG GAGGCAGCCCAGGCTCTGATATATGCAGGCATGGCGGGGTCCAAACTGGAGGGGCTCCAGGACAAAGTGAGTGAATACTTGGACCGTGTTCAGGCTCTCCACAATGCAG TCCAGTCCCAGAAGAGCGACCCACTAAAATCCCGCCATCAGGTGGATCTGGAGCGTGCCCACTTCCTGGTTACCCAGGCCTTTGAGGAAGATGAGAAGGGGAATGATGATGAAGCTATAGAGCTGTACACTCAGGCAGTGGAACTGTGCATCAAAACg TCAAACGAGTCATCCGACCAAAATCTTCAGATGAAGCTGAAGCAGCTGGCTCGTCAAGCCTTGGACAG AGCGGAAGGTCTTAAAGAGTCGCAGTCCAAATCAAACTCGGCACAGTCTCAGGACAGAACGAAGCCCAGCAgcggctctggttctggtggacCGGTGCGTCAGTTTTTCCCCCTTGGGCCAGACTTCTCCCTCCATGACCGACAGCAGcctcaaccaatcagagcggTCCAGTCAAGTGAGCCCCAGGGTCAGCGGTACACATCGGAGGAGATCGAGGTCCTCAG GAGTACATCTACAATCAACGGCATCGCCTATGTGCCCTTTATGAGTGTGGACTTAAAGGAACGTTTTGCCTTCCCTGTGCCCTTCTC GGACAAAACCGGGAAACTCGCCCTGTCACCCAAACAGAAAGCCATTTTCTCCCGCTGGGTTCGACCAGATGAGATCTGCAATAATCCCACCATGATCATGTCTGTGTCCAGCTTCAGCATCAAACAG ACGGTGGTCTCTGACTGTTCATTTGTGGCTTCACTGGCCATCAGTGCAGCTTATGAGAGGCGTTACAACAAGAAACTCATCACCAG CATAATCTACCCTCAGAACAGGCGAGGGGAGCCAGAGTATAATCCCTGTGGAAAGTACATGGTCAAACTTCACATCAACGGAGTGCCCAGAAAG GTGATTATTGATGACTACCTGCCAGTGGATCGTAACGGAGAGCTGCTCTGCTCCTACTCTAGTAACCGGAATGAGTTATGGGTTTCCCTGATAGAGAAGGCCTACATGAAGGTGATGGGTGGCTATGATTTCCCCGGCTCCAACTCG aatattGATCTGCATGCACTCACCGGCTGGATCCCTGAGCGCATTGCTATGCACTCTGACAATCAGTCATTCAACAAGGAAGACACCTTCCGCATGCTCTTCCAAAG ATTTCATAGGGGTGATGTTCTCATCACCACAGCAACAGGAGTGATGACTGAGGAGGAAGGGGAGAGATGGGGCTTAGTGCCAACACATGCCTATGCAGTTCTTGACATCAGGGAATACAAG GGAATGCGTTTCCTGCAGCTGAAAAATCCGTGGAGTCATCTGCGGTGGAAGGGGCGCTACAGTGAGCGAGATGAGAAAAACTGGACTCCAGAGCTCCTTAAATACCTCAACTTTGACCCCAAGACAGCACAGAAGTTTGATAACG gggTTTTCTGGATTTCATGGGAGGATCTTTGTCAGTACTATGATGTCATTTATCTAAGCTGGAACCCTGCACTGTTTAAGGACTCCTCCTGCATTCACAG TAGCTGGGATGGAAAGCAGGGACCTGTTAAGGACGTCTACAGCCTTGCAAATAATCCTCAGTACAAGCTGGAGGTCCAatgtccagcagggggagccGCTGTGTGGGTGCTGCTCACCAGACACATCACAGACAAG GACGATTTTGCTCAAAACAGGGAGTTTATCACACTGGTTGTTTACAAGACAGAAGGCAAGAAGGTTTACTACCCAG CCGACCCTCCTCCTTACATCGATGGGATCCGCATCAACAGTCCTCACTATCTGACCAAGATACGGCTGACCTCTGCAGGAACACACACCTTCACACTCGTGGTTTCTCAGTATGAGAAGCAGAACACCATCAACTACACTCTGCGG GTGTACACTGGATGCAAATTCACTTTCGCCAAAATCCCGAATCCCTTCACCCACACTAAAAGG ATCAATGGCCAGTGGAAAGGAGTCAGCGCCGGCggttgtgggaactacaaggaCTCGTACAAAAACAACCCCATCTACCAAATAAACCTGGAGCGGCCTGCCCCCCTGCTGGTGGAGCTGCGTGGTTCCAG GCAGTACAGTGTCGGGTTTGAGATGGTAACCGTGTCAACGGTGGGTGATCCAGGAACGGCTTCCTTCCAGAAGAAGAACAGTGGAGATTACag atGCGGTTTCTGCTACATGGAGTTGGACCACGTCCCAGCAGGCATCTACAACGTCACCCCCACCACCTTCTTGCCTAAACAGGAAGGACCTTTCTTCTTGGACTTTGCCAGCACTTCCCCCCTCAAAGTCTCCCAGCTCCAGTGA